The following proteins come from a genomic window of Papaver somniferum cultivar HN1 unplaced genomic scaffold, ASM357369v1 unplaced-scaffold_65, whole genome shotgun sequence:
- the LOC113343775 gene encoding uncharacterized protein LOC113343775 isoform X1 translates to MSKQRQSKISFGGSKQPVDPTWEHCKVVTSGKKTVLTCNYCGSKYSGGVYRMKQHLAQTKKDAAMCKEVPPEVKQFLLSYIKKFENDKEKCEELGDLNGEDELGTREKLMRNALDGTKTPNTLSTYFKKPKREDACMAICDFFYANALPFNLVNNKYFKRMLNMVGEFGKGLKPPSMHEVRVTNLRKKVEYVHGTLATFKQEWKRTCCTLMSDGWTDKKHRSITNFLVNSPSGTFFLKSIDTSDIQHNAENLFALLDGIVEEVGEENVVQVITDGALAYVKAGELLMDKRKSLY, encoded by the coding sequence ATGAGTAAGCAGAGACAATCCAAGATTTCTTTTGGTGGTTCGAAGCAACCGGTTGATCCAACTTGGGAACACTGTAAGGTAGTAACCAGTGGTAAGAAAACTGTTTTGACTTGCAATTATTGTGGTAGCAAATATAGTGGAGGTGTTTATAGAATGAAACAGCATCTTGCACAAACTAAGAAAGATGCTGCTATGTGTAAGGAGGTTCCTCCAGAAGTAAAACAATTCCTTCTTTCCTATATTAAAAAGTTTGAGAATGATAAAGAGAAGTGTGAAGAATTGGGTGATCTGAATGGTGAAGATGAGTTAGGGACTAGAGAGAAGTTGATGAGAAATGCTTTAGATGGAACTAAGACACCTAACACATTGAGTACCTACTTCAAGAAGCCTAAGAGAGAAGATGCTTGTATGGCTATATGTGATTTTTTTTATGCGAATGCCCTGCCgtttaatttagttaacaacaagtATTTTAAGAGAATGTTAAATATGGTTGGAGAGTTTGGAAAAGGGTTGAAGCCCCCTTCCATGCATGAGGTAAGGGTCACAAATTTGCGAAAGAAAGTGGAATATGTTCATGGTACATTGGCCACATTCAAGCAAGAGTGGAAAAGAACATGTTGTACTTTGATGTCCGATGGATGGACGGACAAAAAACATAGGTCTATTACAAACTTCTTGGTGAATAGTCCTAGTGGTACGTTTTTCCTGAAATCGATTGATACATCCGACATACAACATAACGCAGAGAATTTATTTGCATTGCTTGATGGCATTGTTGAGGAAGTCGGAGAAGAAAATGTTGTGCAAGTCATTACTGACGGGGCATTGGCATATGTGAAAGCAGGTGAATTGTTGATGGATAAGAGGAAAAGCTTGTATTGA
- the LOC113343672 gene encoding uncharacterized protein LOC113343672 — protein sequence MGTSLSLANRAYKAGKKLVLESFHQEFIAEMLVALSKLASKSVLLISEQVVLLLPFLVQPSASCVQAVALRCLNFLLEGGVCRFPVNAGLLKALSHIVDSSNHSLGLQCEALNLLRKTVRHSCMDISELVNFLPSVKAAAQSPILSKRLLALRLLVDISCDQRMGMEMTSDANDLIHLPSWVLLSLLDQIEGLVKPVLKSCRTTSEVEQECRSLLYLIVSLVKEHPSFGVLVLDKIRLFIEPMMDLCTENSETAVVSSSLRDTVMFDVGRHVRVAFNLISCVYKVVESGATLDVASAITSQLHQSMKLLLNVILQSSLFTQDIHTVHLLFLHSHVMGTYSVNDDNGIYTAAEELSIANTDYRFQHERVVVEYMKKMIAGNDNWSVYRFAQWAVQSESNVNWLKSPTLFAQAESTVLLLNFPKQVSEVKVAPCTSALPAWNADYQNYIGSLTEACTGIRAASEVLGCATTFDQTFYFQKWFLDLRAKFLEAALDILRFLGSDTCNNANICRKTSVSYVGNSEAEETAPDFRLLVYFLTRFSFRVNRLVREFDLLATSFIGMDTESFMTVSSLALNCSVLAFCTGFILYHPNLYEKSMVRDLENLMKCSHSTLLKDAIKRLQHVNEETSTKLKVLLTSIEEPKSCFHLHQKTFLYGSGFRERESLVVSRNAVKEVLHLQEEASKMNCKGILGQVSKAGVQLLSGILIKWMQISLQTPKCFFQVRPCPGAELFTCSADNRKSNEISVLPGSHLSLNLCLQMKNVPEYSRNGY from the exons ATGGGGACTTCACTATCACTTGCAAACAGAGCTTACAAG GCAGGTAAAAAGCTGGTTTTGGAATCTTTCCACCAGGAATTTATAGCAGAGATGTTAGTAGCACTCTCAAAGCTTGCATCCAAGTCGGTGCTCCTGATCTCTGAACAG GTAGTCTTGCTCTTGCCATTCCTGGTGCAACCATCTGCATCATGTGTGCAAGCTGTCGCGTTAAGATGTTTGAACTTTCTCTTGGAAGGAGGAGTCTGTCGTTTTCCTGTAAATGCTGGTCTACTCAAAGCACTCTCGCATATAGTGGATAGCAGTAACCATTCATTGGGTTTGCAATGTGAAGCACTAAATTTATTGCGTAAG ACAGTGAGacattcttgcatggatataTCTGAATTGGTAAACTTTCTACCATCTGTTAAGGCAGCAGCTCAATCTCCTATCTTATCCAAAAGATTATTGGCCCTCCGTCTTCTTGTAGATATATCTTGTGACCAAAGGATGGGAATGGAAATGACATCAGATGCAAATGATCTTATTCATCTTCCATCCTGGGTCCTTTTGTCGCTGCTAGATCAGATAGAGGGTCTGGTAAAGCCGGTACTAAAGAGTTGTCGCACTACGTCTGAAGTGGAGCAAGAATGTCGAAGCTTGCTCTATCTAATAGTTAGTCTGGTTAAGGAACACCCGTCATTTGGTGTTCTTGTTCTTGACAAAATTAGATTATTCATAGAACCAATGATGGATTTGTGCACAGAAAACTCGGAAACAGCAGTTGTGTCGTCTTCTCTTCGTGATACTGTGATGTTTGATGTAGGAAGGCATGTTCGTGTTGCATTCAACCTTATCTCCTGCGTATATAAAGTTGTGGAGTCTGGCGCAACACTTGATGTAGCTAGTGCAATTACTTCTCAGCTGCACCAGTCAATGAAGCTTCTGCTCAATGTCATACTCCAAAGCAGCTTATTTACTCAGGACATCCACACCGTCCACTTATTATTCTTACACTCTCATGTGATGGGGACTTATTCAGTGAATGATGATAATGGAATCTATACCGCTGCAGAAGAGTTGAGTATAGCTAATACTGATTACAGGTTTCAGCATGAGAGAGTtgttgttgagtatatgaaaaaaATGATAGCAGGAAACGATAATTGGTCCGTCTACAGATTTGCACAATGGGCG GTCCAATCAGAGTCCAATGTTAACTGGTTAAAATCCCCGACTCTATTTGCTCAAGCTGAAAGCACTGTCCTTCTGCTTAATTTCCCAAAACAAGTAAGTGAGGTCAAGGTTGCACCTTGTACGAGTGCTTTACCCGCTTGGAATGCTGACTATCAGAATTACATTGGAAGCCTTACAGAAGCTTGCACTGGCATACGCGCTGCAAGCGAAGTATTGGGATGTGCTACCACATTCGATCAAACCTTTTATTTCCAAAAGTGGTTTTTGGACTTAAGAGCCAAGTTTTTAGAAGCTGCTCTTGATATTCTGAGATTTTTGGGTTCTGATACATGCAACAATGCGAATatttgccgcaaaacatcagtcTCGTATGTAGGTAATTCTGAGGCTGAGGAAACTGCACCTGATTTTCGTTTGTTGGTATATTTCTTGACACGATTCTCATTCCGAGTGAATAGGTTGGTTCGGGAATTTGATCTTCTAGCTACGTCTTTCATTGGTATGGACACTGAAAGTTTCATGACCGTTTCAAGTCTTGCTCTAAATTGCTCAGTACTGGCCTTTTGTACAGGTTTTATTCTCTACCATCCAAACCTATATGAGAAATCTATGGTCCGTGATTTGGAGAATTTGATGAAGTGTTCGCATTCAACGCTGCtaaaagatgcaatcaagagGTTACAACATGTAAATGAGGAAACAAGTACAAAGTTAAAGGTGCTGTTGACTTCTATTGAAGAGCCAAAGAGCTGCTTCCACTTGCATCAAAAAACGTTTCTATATGGATCTGGATTCAGAGAACGAGAAAGTTTGGTTGTTTCAAGGAATGCTGTAAAGGAAGTACTGCATCTTCAAGAAGAGGCAAGTAAAATGAACTGTAAGGGCATTCTAGGCCAAGTGTCGAAAGCAGGGGTGCAACTACTGAGCGGCATACTTATTAAGTGGATGCAAATATCACTTCAGACTCCAAAATGCTTTTTTCAAGTAAG gcCTTGCCCTGGTGCAGAATTGTTCACCTGTAGTGCTGATAACAGAAAATCTAATGAGATATCTGTTTTGCCTGGCTCCCATCTGTCTCTAAATCTCTGTCTCCAAATGAAAAATGTACCTGAG TACTCACGAAATGGGTACTAG
- the LOC113343775 gene encoding uncharacterized protein LOC113343775 isoform X2, which produces MSKQRQSKISFGGSKQPVDPTWEHCKVVTSGPRNLSTMKLAQGKGNNNGKEARLVEENEIEEVEEDEIEEETYVEEMSETEIQAESDNEWLSDDGFDMGDH; this is translated from the exons ATGAGTAAGCAGAGACAATCCAAGATTTCTTTTGGTGGTTCGAAGCAACCGGTTGATCCAACTTGGGAACACTGTAAGGTAGTAACCAGTG GGCCAAGAAACCTTAGTACCATGAAGCTTGCGCAAGGTAAAGGGAACAATAATGGAAAAGAAGCAAGACTTGTAGAGGAAAATGAGATAGAAGAAGTTGAAGAGGATGAAATAGAGGAAGAGACTTATGTAGAAGAAATGAGTGAAACTGAAATACAAGCAGAAAGTGACAATGAATGGCTTTCTGATGATGGTTTTGATATGGGAGATCATTAA